The proteins below are encoded in one region of Dehalococcoidia bacterium:
- a CDS encoding HDIG domain-containing protein, with translation MTLISTQQGARPRGRTAVFVALLTLLLVAILFPILPSRLHAHEGDIASQTVRAPRDFSYNSDVLRRQQQDRARAAVPDAFSYNVNVKNDQLARLSDMLARINTTLANTSLSRPQMADAIGAQVTSLSADQRTAVVQFSPQEWKQVEDEATRLLGTVLEDAFAQADVPSRSASLTNRVSVGLTAVQGDVAVALVRGLVVPTERIDDAATKQARDQAAATVPPQPQHFAANQVLVREGDVIDAQKLESLQNAGLLTVRLRYSDLGAVALLALISSAALAAFLLAFHPAVLEATRRLLLLAVIVAGAVLLAKIYMPLVLPDGKRHFLAFAFPAAAVPMLVASLFDTGLAVAIAGVGALLVAFTALYLPDLSGIVGLTALQPLEMTAAFFFSGLAGVLVVNRAERFNRFLLAGVAVAAAVSAVLFGFWLLDTTHRPADVGWLLLAGGISGVSSSLLTVGTFVLLGTVFNVTTRLQLMELGQLNQPLLRRLQDEAPGTFHHSILVGNLGERAADLIGADALLVRVGCYYHDIGKLSRPGFFIENQLGGKNPHEQLDPLTSNQIIQEHVRYGAELARRHHLPERVRDFTQEHHGSRVVAYFYRKAAERDPEIDPAIFSYPGPRPRSRETAIAMLADSTEAVVRSSRDHSFETIDRLVEGVVAERLAEGQFDDCALTLRDLRTIANSFKATLRAIYHPRIEYPQPTEAEKRRLSRRAGAAADALAAEEPIVPSLATGTTAPRGEPLLGDEAAPWPVPVREDPPAAAAAHETAPAPPSPQPAAQPVEGERDGAAEPAGDDSALTADATPAVEHAEAAPAAGDDLPGAQRQRWEAADEEQERPAPAGRRAG, from the coding sequence GTGACGCTGATCTCCACGCAGCAAGGCGCGCGGCCGCGGGGACGCACGGCCGTTTTCGTCGCGCTGCTGACGCTGCTGCTCGTCGCGATTCTCTTCCCCATTCTGCCCAGCCGCCTGCACGCGCACGAGGGCGACATCGCCTCCCAGACCGTGCGCGCCCCACGCGACTTCAGCTACAACAGCGATGTGCTGCGTCGCCAGCAGCAGGATCGCGCCCGCGCTGCCGTGCCGGACGCCTTCTCCTACAACGTCAACGTCAAGAACGATCAACTGGCGCGCCTGAGCGACATGCTCGCGCGGATCAACACGACGCTGGCGAATACCTCGCTCAGCCGCCCGCAGATGGCCGACGCGATCGGCGCGCAGGTCACATCGCTGAGCGCCGATCAACGCACAGCCGTGGTGCAGTTCAGCCCCCAGGAATGGAAGCAGGTCGAGGACGAGGCGACGCGGCTGCTCGGCACGGTGTTGGAAGACGCCTTCGCGCAGGCCGACGTGCCCAGCCGTAGCGCCAGCCTCACCAACCGCGTCAGCGTCGGCCTCACCGCCGTGCAGGGCGACGTAGCCGTGGCGCTGGTGCGCGGCCTCGTCGTACCGACCGAGCGCATCGACGATGCGGCGACCAAGCAGGCGCGCGACCAGGCGGCCGCCACCGTGCCGCCGCAGCCACAGCATTTCGCCGCGAACCAGGTGCTGGTGCGCGAAGGCGATGTGATCGACGCGCAGAAGCTGGAGTCGCTGCAAAATGCCGGCCTGTTGACCGTGCGCCTGCGCTATTCGGACCTTGGCGCGGTGGCGCTGCTGGCTCTGATCAGCAGTGCGGCGCTGGCGGCGTTCCTGCTGGCCTTCCATCCTGCGGTGCTCGAGGCGACCCGGCGACTGCTGTTGCTGGCCGTCATCGTCGCGGGTGCGGTGTTGCTGGCGAAAATCTACATGCCACTGGTGCTGCCGGACGGCAAGCGCCACTTCCTCGCCTTCGCCTTCCCGGCGGCAGCGGTGCCGATGCTCGTCGCCTCGCTCTTCGATACGGGGCTGGCGGTGGCGATCGCCGGCGTGGGCGCCCTGCTCGTCGCCTTCACCGCGCTCTACCTGCCCGATCTCTCCGGCATCGTCGGCCTCACCGCCCTGCAGCCGCTGGAGATGACGGCCGCCTTCTTCTTCTCCGGCCTGGCCGGCGTGCTGGTCGTCAACCGCGCCGAGCGCTTCAACCGCTTCCTGCTTGCCGGCGTCGCCGTGGCCGCGGCCGTGTCCGCGGTGCTGTTCGGCTTCTGGCTGCTGGACACGACGCATCGCCCGGCGGATGTGGGCTGGCTGCTGCTGGCGGGTGGGATCAGCGGCGTGAGCAGCTCGTTGCTCACGGTCGGCACCTTCGTCCTGCTGGGCACCGTGTTCAACGTCACCACACGCCTGCAGTTGATGGAGCTGGGGCAGCTCAACCAGCCCTTGCTGCGCCGCCTGCAGGACGAGGCGCCGGGCACCTTTCATCACAGCATCCTCGTCGGCAACCTGGGCGAGCGCGCCGCCGACCTGATCGGCGCCGACGCGCTGCTGGTGCGCGTGGGCTGCTACTACCACGACATCGGCAAGCTCTCGCGTCCCGGCTTCTTCATCGAAAACCAGCTCGGCGGCAAGAACCCGCACGAACAGCTCGACCCGCTCACCTCGAACCAGATCATCCAGGAGCACGTGCGCTACGGCGCCGAGCTGGCTCGGCGCCACCATCTGCCCGAGCGCGTGCGCGACTTCACCCAGGAGCACCACGGCTCGCGCGTCGTCGCCTACTTCTACCGCAAGGCCGCGGAGCGCGACCCGGAGATCGACCCGGCGATCTTCAGTTATCCCGGCCCGCGGCCGCGCAGCCGCGAGACGGCGATCGCCATGCTGGCCGACTCGACGGAAGCCGTGGTGCGCTCCTCGCGGGACCACAGCTTCGAGACGATCGACCGCCTGGTCGAAGGTGTCGTGGCGGAACGGCTGGCGGAGGGCCAGTTCGACGACTGCGCCCTGACGCTGCGCGACCTGCGCACGATCGCCAACTCGTTCAAAGCCACGCTGCGCGCCATCTACCACCCGCGCATCGAGTATCCGCAGCCGACCGAAGCGGAGAAGCGCCGCCTGTCGCGGCGCGCCGGCGCCGCCGCGGACGCCCTCGCCGCCGAGGAGCCCATCGTGCCGTCGCTGGCCACGGGCACGACGGCGCCGCGGGGCGAGCCGCTGCTGGGCGACGAGGCCGCGCCCTGGCCGGTGCCGGTGCGCGAGGATCCGCCGGCCGCGGCAGCGGCCCATGAAACAGCTCCGGCGCCCCCGTCTCCGCAGCCGGCCGCACAGCCGGTGGAAGGCGAGCGTGACGGCGCCGCCGAGCCGGCCGGCGACGACAGCGCGCTCACCGCCGACGCAACGCCCGCCGTCGAGCACGCCGAGGCAGCGCCGGCAGCCGGCGACGATCTTCCGGGCGCGCAGCGCCAGCGTTGGGAGGCGGCGGACGAGGAGCAGGAACGGCCCGCGCCAGCCGGCCGCCGCGCCGGTTGA